The Mangifera indica cultivar Alphonso chromosome 12, CATAS_Mindica_2.1, whole genome shotgun sequence DNA window TGCACCAGAATGGTTATCACATATtcatgaaatttaatttcttttcaccTGCTGAAGCAGTTCCGAGAAGGAATCAAGGGCAGATAATGAGGATCCAAAGGAGCTGAACCCTAGGAAAAATCTTGAGGAGGAATATCTGAACTATGAAGCAAAGGTAGAAATATGTATTTTCAGTCCGAGTTCAAATGTGTCTATGAGAGTTTGTATTTTGTCATGTTATGATTTGTTATTATGCTTAAAATACCTCCTCTTCATTTCACCATATTTTAgggtcttttattttttcatcatcTCAGATTCATCATTGGGTATTTCCATCAAGATTTCatgtcaaaagtttctttataGCTTATTTTTAAGTTGTTCCATggtttttaaccttttttaatcatttttattatagtttctTCATGTCTGCTGACTTTTATGTTTTCTGTGTGTGGATTTTTTGCTTTCATTCAGATCATAACCACCTTTAGTGTGGTAGATAACATGAAAGAGCAATTTTATGCTCCACAGGGAACAAATTCCAGGTCTGATATTCTGGTTGTTTTCATTCCTTCGTTTCTTATACATGGTTGTTTCCTGTGTTCCATTTGACTCAGATACAACCCTCCCTTTATGATCCAGGAAAGATGATGTTACGGTTAAGGAGCTATTTGATGATATTGAGAAGTTGCGACAGGAATTTGAATCTATTGAGAGACCAAATTTGGAATTGGAGACTCCTGCCTCAAAGGCTAATGCCCCAGCTGATGCTCCAGCTGATACTCCATCCAATGAGAAACCACTGGGAAATCCCTTCAATACCCCTGCACAGGAAACCGCTACTGTAAAACCTAAGATAAATGAGCGTACTGAGAAATCTGCCAACAAGGCAGAGCAGGTGCTGGACCCCGAAGCTGAGTTGGCAAAGTTTGAGTCTGAGTTTGGGAAGGTTGGTCAAGATTACACAGGAGAAGAAATTGGTGATTGGGAGTTTGATGAGCTTGAAAAGGAGTTAAAATCTGAAGGTTCAGCAGCAAACAAATAACTCAAATTTCTTAGTCAAATTAGTGATCCTTAGTGTCGAAATCTAATAACCAAAGCATGCATAAACATGCTATAAATTTGTATCAAACCTCTCCAAAAGCTGCATTTTAGatcataggttttttttttttaaattttttgtaacttTTGTGTAACACTGTATGGAATGCTTGATTTATTGATTCTTCTGTAAATTCTCAAAACTTGTATGTCGTAATGTGGAATTGATGAAACAGACGAATGAAAGTGCCTTTTATGGATGTGGATGCTGAATCTTTACAGTTTTATCGACATTTCTTTTGCTTGAATCACAGGCATACATTGTTGGTGAGTGAATTATTAGGCAAATATTTCACCTATTATTAGTCGAATGGGTAGGTGAACGTTGAGTGAGAAAATAACCATTTCTTTGCTTGGAAGTGGAGGATGACAGCTGATATTGAAAGGGGCCCTAATGCTGCTTTGCGAAGGAATGAAGGAACCAAGAACAGAATCTATGGTTCAGATTTTGGTACAGGAGAAATTGTTAAAGTGGTTTCCTCATATAGAAGtggaaatttgttttatttctgaAGAAGCATCATCATTGTGCAGTGGCTTTTATGCTTTCCACAGAAGGGTACATAAACTAGTGGGCTGGGATGGGAGGCCTCCAATTTGTAAACTCTTCTACAGGCAGCTTTCTGCAAATTGACTTACCAAAAGGTTCTGCATCAAACTGTTGATAAGTTGTTGCAATTTCTACTTTTGTCAAACGATGGTGGGCTTCCCGGCAAAGTTGCCCCATAAAAATTCTTACTTGTTGATTCTTCAACCAATGGAAGAACCTACACCTGATTTTCTGGGTGTTGGGTCTTTGGATTGAAACCTTTCAGCTATCCTTTGCCTGTACAGAAATAAATTATGGCCCAGAAAAATCTTAATCCAAAATCTCATTTGAGTTGAGTGAAAATCCGATGACCAGAGATTGTAATGTGAAAGCTACAACAGGTGTGGTCATTGCATGTTACAAATATGACGAAACTTGTTAATCGATAATAACAGCTCTGTTGCTTTTGAAAGATATTTGTGAGCAGAACCAAAGTGGTAAAGGCACGGAGTTGTTTAGCTTGGGGAATCTAGCAAGATAGCAATGACTCTGTCTATTATTGTACTACACAGCTATACCAATATAGTTATTGTAAAAAACCTGTACTATCAGCAACTTAGAGTTTCTAAACTTTCTTCACTCAATTGGAGACAACAATATGTATCATTTATGCCTTAAAAGGGGCAATTTATGTGGCAAACAAGGAGATTTTAATATAAGAGAGAAAGGTTTAAATCTTTTGAtgactttttaatattaaactcttaatttatttaatacaattattATGAGGTCAGCCACTAAATTTAAGGTTTTATATGTTTGGTGTGATTGGGTTTTCTCCGAAAGGACGGTTTGACTCAAGTAAGATTTCCttattatcaaaaatcaaatgtaCAATTCATTCATAAACTACATTTCCAACAATCCACATGCTGTGTACTTCCATTACATACTGAAATTAGGATCAAAGTTTAATTACTGCTTTTATGTAGTCAGAGCCTAGTGATAACAATACACATGAACACGCCTAAAGATACTTGCTGAGAATGCTTCAAGAAACAGAGCACAAAGCTAcatcaaactatttttcattttgtgtgtgaattaatttattgaaaaggaagaagaaaatcaagaaCTTGAGATTCTATAAAGATAGGGAATGTGTTAAAAGAgaagacaaaaaatttaattcaggaGCTAGCTTTGTGAACATTCCATCcacaatttctttaaacccACCAAGAAATGTCGGATCATCATGTATTGCTTTCAAATGAAATCAACAAGTCATTCATCTCCCATCACTTCTTTAATCAAATGTCATTTTAAGTGTAAGCCAAGGaaataaagtatgcaagttaAAGACTAAACAAGAATCAGAAAAAAGAAAGCACAAAAGGTGTATGATCCATATTCATCACTTCAAATGAGACAATCAAGAGGgatttctcaataaagaaatcaACAAAAGATAGTAACAAAAACAAACCCAGGAATCCAGTAAAAGTAGTAAAACCAGGTAAAGTATGTAAAGTGAATAGTTTAGCTATTATTCTACTAGTAATAGATAAAACTTTTCCcaagtttgtttaatttattaatttggggAATAGAGATGGAACAAaagtaataatgatataatacaaATGGGATTGCAGAAAACCAGGTTTTGAGATGTGGGCTGCattcaaaatttgagtttggtATCAGAAATATCAAATTGCTTTCATATGTGCATGCTCTTGTTGTAAGCCATTAACTgatgaaatagaaaatattatcaGAATGTGGGGCTTCTGTTTCTTGACTTTAGTGAGctctttgcttttcttttacTATAAACTAATCCCCTTCAGCAATTTTGAACTAGCATTGAAATGAGCACAAAAAATGGGGACCAGTTTtgggatattattttatttgtgatacTACTTAATTAGCTTAAGACACTCTCATCCCACTATGGCTTTATAGCTGAGTTTTTCTTATTCAAACTGCTTCCAAAATCATATCCTGTGTTTAATTGTTTAAGAGGTGATAATCAAACCATATTAATGATGATGCTAATGAAGTTTTAGTCATCATCGTCACGATTCTTCATTGATagaatcaaatttaatcaaGGGATTTGTACtgatttcaaacaaaaaatcaagTATTAAATATGTGAAAGTGAAGAACTTTCCAAAACTGTTTATCATGATTAGCTCACCTCactttgaaaagaaagaaaaagaagacatGGGTTGGTACAATCTAATATTTGTTACATGAAAAGCAATGAAAAATGAACCACAAAAATtagaagtaaagaaaaaaatgaattgcaGAAATGGGACAGTGTTGGgccattagaaaaaaaaatcccataatgttatgtattttatatttggaAGCATTCTACATTCTGACGGTAACATATTCCCACATTTTAAAGGGTGCTTTTCCTTTCATTTCATTCATCAGAAACCTCCGTAAACCATAGAGGAGAAACATCTTATCTTCTCAATtacatttgagtttttgaaatggCTGTGAACCTTTTATCTTATGACAATGCAGATGATGATTACATTGACATGGAAGTGAGCTCATACTCCAATTTCTTTAGCAAAACCATGGCTACAAACTCTCCTCCACACCCGAGGGAGTTTGAGTTCCAGATGTCTTCAACTTGCCTTGAAAGGGAACCTTCAACTTCACCTGCTGATGAGCTTTTTTACAAAGGAAAACTCCTTCCTCTTCACCTTCCACCGCGTCTGCAAATGGTTGAAAAACTCCTTGAGAACACAAATTGTGTTTATGGTAACAGCAAGGGTGCATTTGATCAAGATTTCTATAGCACCCCTTTGGCAACTACCCTCACCACACCAACTGCAGCTAGTACCCCATTTGAGTCCTGCAATATTTCACCCTCCGAATCTTGTCAAGTTAGTCGAGAGCTGAATCCAAATGAGTACTTTTTTGAGTACACCACAGATGAAGTTAGTGGTTTAATTGGGGAAAATCAGAAGAAGTCCTGGACTAAAAAGCTTAAGCTGATCAAACAAGCTGCTATTGGTTCAAAGTTGAGGGCTTCCAGGGCTTATTTCAAGTCTTTGTTTGGTAAATCCGGTTGCTCCGATGAGTCTTGTACAGCTGCAACCAAAGTTTCAAGTGAAGGACAGGTTTCAAAGGCTAAGGAGTGTTTAAATAACCATGTGAATGCAGCAAAGAAAAATCCATTCGGACAAATTCGTAAGTGTAAATACCAAATTTCTGGTGGTTTAGTGAGAAGTTTTGATAAAGGAGAGATTACTGAAGAAAGTGCAAATTGCCATAGGAGATCATTCTCAATGGTTATCAAGCGGCACTCGACAAAGAAGTCCTCATCCTCCTCCTCATCATCCGGCTCTTCTTCGTCCTCAAGCTCAAATGACTCTAACGGGTTCCATGAGCTCCAATTCCTCAAAAGAAGTAGCAGCAGTGCTTATTCAGAGTTTGAGAATTCCATTCAGGGAGCAATTGCGCATTGCAAACAGTCTCAGCAGCTATTCCATTCCAGAAAGGCTCTAAGTGAAGTTGGGTTTCATTCTTTTTCGACTTCCAGGATTACAGTTTGTGATGATCAAGACAGACCAGACCTTTGCAGGGGCTAAAAGAGAGAGGAAAACTAAGAacaatgttaaatattttttattcgtGTGCtccaattttcttctttcataattttgacATGGATATGCTTTGATTTAGAggggagaaaaaagaagaagaaaattatccATGTTGTCCTGGATTGTTGACAGTGTTCATCCTGTAGAAGTTTCTGAAGTGCCCTATAAAATGTCTTTACTTTTGCTGGCATAATGAGTGCTCATGAATGAAAAATACTTCCTAAAAGTAActtaaaactttcaaatcaGGAATCCACCAATAATTCATAAGTTATTATCTTAACTGTTGAGTCCAACTATTATAAATCATTTGGAAGTTTCTTCATACTTGTCCGTTTCTGCCAAAAAAAGGAACTAGTTTTTGGCTAATTAGAAATTTTTCAGGAACATGATACAGAATTTGGTACCAATAATAGAAGTATATATCACTGTTTATCCTGGAACTTGTCCAAAATAGTGAtgtaaaagcaagaaaatgaattttacattttctaaGACTGATCTTTGACAGTTTACAGATTCTTAAAATCTTTGTTTCGAATTAAGAGatagaataaaagaaagaacTTCCAGGACAGTAATCCCAGATACCAGAGAGCCAACCTGATGAAATTGTTCAAGCGAGTAAATACAGCtgccttttctttttaagaCCTTTGTTAATACTTATTACCAGCAcatatttacaaaaattttacattacTTACCTGTAAAGTGCAGAAAAATGAATCCCCATTGTCATCAAGTCAATGAGCCAACATGGCTCCCCtgattttcatttatgtttataattacaAAGTAACATAAATTAGGCAAAAACAATAATGATTGTGTTCGAGCCAATCATCGGATAGCAGAATTTTAATGGCGAAAACCCACCTGTCTGCCTCTTAAGAGGAACAAAAGGACATTTGAATGTGTCAAAAATGGTTAAGATTAGGAAAACTCTTTTGGACCAAACAAATAAAACGTTTTCTTTTAACTAAGCAGTAAGAAAGATGAACGAGGGCCCTCCAGTACATTAACATTTGCACTACTGAATCAAGAAAAATGAGCAAAATGAAATCTTCAAATGCAGACAAACAGGAAACAGCCTTTCAGGTGGCtgctttttgtttctttagaTTAGATTTTCTTAGTGGGTGGAACTCAACCTTAAACCAAGTAACAATGTCCGTCAGAATTTTGACAGGATTAGAAACCaaatgaaaaggaagaaaaaaaaaaagtagtaatTTGATTGTATTTGAGCACTGAGGGACAACTCATAAACACctaacaaaaagaagaaaacccttTCCTTTTCCTACCCAACTTCCATGGATGACTCACCCAAATACCAGCTGGAATACTCATttacattcttctttttttcctctaaaaatGTTGATATTCTAACACTCAGTCATTGTACATAATGAATAATTGAGGATCTGACTTTTTCTGATACCAGGACCTGATTTTACAATTATGCAGTGAAGAAATCATGTGTACTACTCAATGAAACAGAGATCTTGAGATTCTTTTCAAGAAAATGATAACACTGTTGTACTTGTAAGAGCTTTCTTTGATGTTGAAGGCAAAATAAGAAGGTTTAACAACCTATCTTCGCTTaagaaaactaaataatattttaaggatCATATTAAATggatttttaatcttatttgtcAACAATAGCTTCCCTCAAATCACGCTAAATTTTACAGGATTCATTGCATCTTATCAACAATGGTGAAATAAGATTATAAATCAGAAATTTTGACAAATGTTTTCTAGGATTAGGGGGTTGTGAGTCAAAAACCCatttaagatatttatttttgagtaatgttatttacacaaattataacgtgttattatgtaattaaataattaaaaattaaagataaaataatatttaatcacataatgacacataattatttatacacacaaattatacacataattttatcgtttattttttagtttcttttaaaaGTATGTACTTTAAGAAATATTTCTAGTGTtgagggaaattaattaaaataaacaaaattttaagcgtttatatgtttttaggccaccctagaaaagttttaccaaaataagctaaccgtattttttttaccatttttacccttatgttgaaaaaccaagtaaaaatattttttctgagaatatgcgtcggtttatggtggttacgatggtggctagagattttacaatgaaaccctaaatatgtcgaattatgtatatgaatgtttttgaatgtttcgaactcttaaaatgatgtagtttcgatgttaatggatgtctgaaagtgtagccgttgagagacaaaagcgcgtaaatttacagtgtcacgcaaactgcgcaaatttacagtgtcgcgCAAACTACGCAAATcgcgcaaacactgtttacatcgcacaaaagtagatatcatagtttgtgaacagtatttttgcGCGATTTTGCAAGCGTTTGCGCAATTGAACAGTGTTTGCGTAATGTGAACAGTGTTTTTGCGCGgtgtgaacagtgtttgcgcgGCACTGTAAATTTACGCAGTTTGCGCCACACTGTTCACTTtttgcgcttttgtctctcaacggctacacttccagacatccattaacattgaaattatatcattttaagcgttcgaaacattcaaaaatatccatatacataattcgatatatttagggtttcactgtgaaatccctagctaccatcgtaaccaccataaaccgacgcacattctcagaaaaaatatttttacttagttttcaacataagggtaaaaagggtaaaaaaaatatggtttgtttattttggtaaaacttttctaggatggcctaaaaacgtataaacgcttaaaattttgcttattttaattaattacccatttttttatgcttaaaagggctttttttatgaatttcttgTAAGGACTTTTGAACAAGACTTAAACCTTCTTGTCAATTGATACAAGGATACATGAGTGTCAAAAAGggttataatatatcaaaactattattttgtaatttccaGTTGAAAtagacaaattatttttataattgatgcaagaaatatgagatacatgtactttttattaaaagcctgaaatatattttcaaattggaCGATATTATTTGGACTTATTTATgggatataatttttatatatagataatatattattaaatgattaattgttattttatttttaatttaaaattatcaaattatatgataacatattaattatatacataaattatatataaaaaaatagatacatataattttattcttttaaattaattctaaaaataaaaataattgataaagtaAAGAAAACTAGATACAATTGAGCAGAGccaaattaaatattgtttgacTTGTGCTTAGTTTAATTGTATTtagacaaaatttaaatatgagtttaagatAAAAACGATTGACTCAAACTTGAGAtaagaatttttaattcaaactcgagataaaataattaactcaaacttaatttaagtttgacttaatagattataatcaaattttataatttatatatttatcaattatctcaaatattcaaaattaagaattaaaattttaaaaatgtaaaatataatatctaaaacttttaataGTTGTCGAACTCGTATTTGAGTTGAGCAATActcattaaatcaaataatagtaaactcaaactcaatttaaacttgattcaataATAATTGAGTCAGAGTTGAGTCACAACAACTCACGAATGGCTCCACTTGTTTGCAGTCTCACGAAAAATTTTCGGAGCATAACGTGACTTGGGCTAATGTTCAAGTTCTGTTTAGACGGAACCCAGCACAAGCAAGAGCCCATTAAACAAGGCACATCTCATTTTAAATTCccctaattattttataaatttctagtTTTGGTCTTTATTTGTGTGACAGTattttgtctctttctttgttCTTTCCCCAAAATGAGTTGCCTTCATCAAAGCCAATCACATCACCATTCGTTAAAATTTACATGTGAGATTAAATGTCACTatccaattttttcattttggaaacaataaatttcatctgtgttaaattgttatttttatgaaactaaATTAATCacgttaaatataataaattttaaatttagtgattaatcttataattattaaaatagataaattaaatatttaatattgatatattattaaaatattattgtctaatttgattatttatcgtTAGCATCATTTTgtgggttttaattttttatttctttccaaAGATTAAATACATCATATTCTAATTGATAACCTTACCAAGTTGCAATTATTCCTTTTGAAATGCTTCCTATGCTTACCCATAACCCTAAATCATGcgttatcatttaatttatagaattttctTTGTCTGCCTGCCATGGACTGTAGTTAGAATGATTCTTAAAATTATATGGGATTCGAATCAACAATGATAATTTCCAAGTGAAGGAGGAAGAGCATATACTTTGCTCTTCAattattgtttcatttcttGTCGGTGGAGCCATTTCGCATGTGAATTGTACCATCCTCCATGTTCATTCATCTGGCCACGTTAAAAGTACTGGAGCCAAAGTTGGTCAATTTTGCAGTCAATGGAGACCTGTCTAcgtattttttgaaaaatccatCTCCAAGAAAATGCCCATTTCCTGGCCACCCATTCATCAAATTTGCTAATCTTCCATTAGAAAACATGAATATTACATTTACAATGCATTTAGTTTCAGAAACATATAATCAGATTACGAATATTCATCCCAGAGCAATTCCGGGCACAATTCCATCTTCCAGGCTAAGCTTTCTCTGATGTACTACTTGATCCTCGTAGCTGAAAACGGAAACTGATGGCATATCACAAGATTATTATCGACAATGCATCAGAATCCAGGAACAAGAACACAACCTCTACCAACTTCCTTTTTGTTAGgactaatatttttttgggttttgtttcGACAGTCTTTGGTTGAATGGGAGAGTGAATCTAGTCTATTGAAAGTTGGACAAATTAGGGAGATTTTTGGCCTTTCGAATAATCATTTGAGAATATATATACTTAGGCAACGTCCCACTATTTCCTTTATCAACAAAAGTAGACACAGCACCTGcagttttgagtttgatttttgcAGGAATGTAGGGAATAGAGAAAGCATTCAGAATAATTGGTCATATCAGAAATATTATGCTTAATATGAAGTTCTATGTTATTGAGCAAGCGATGCCTAAACACCATTTTCACAGTTGTTTGATCAAATCGCTCTATTCTCTACATCCATAATATTCTCAGATGTTACAAGTCCACACTTACAGAGCATAAATGCGATCAATTTCAGAATTGGAGAAGTCAGACTGCAGCCATGAGTTGGATCCGCTTCTTGCCGACTTCACTCTCTTCCTTATTGACCGAGTCCTCTTAGATTTCACTACATAATAAGTCATGGTGCCAAGAACCCCAGCCATTATCAATCCCCCCACAACTGTCACCAAGATTGCTGCCCACTCATGTCTCCGACCAACTACTATGTATGAAGAGGCTATAAATGCCACCGAGGTGCAAACAGAAGCCAGCCACATCAACTTGTTAATCACCTCCACCACCCGTTTCTCTGCTTTTGTCTCACCTCTGACTAGTGTAATTTGGACAACGACAACAGCCAAAGATGTAAAGAGTgcaattgcattaaaaataaaaaagatctTGAAAGAGGCACTGTGCACCACTACAGCTGATCCATCATCATTATCCCCACCGGGCACAGTAAATATAGCTGCAAAAGCAACTGTGGCAAATAGTACAGCAACCACAGTTACTGAATTGGTCGCATTGTTGATCCCTTCCCGATGGAGCTTCCTGAGCTCTTTAGAAATATTACTAACATTTTTGTTGGTTCTTCTGGTTTGTTCTAACTGAGTGTGAACATCTTTCTTGATTTGAGTCACGGTTTTCCTCAATTCGTCCCTGGGCTGGTTCAGTTCGTTAGCTCTGACAGCACCATAGCGGTAAAGGTAATCCTTTATTTCTGAGGCTTCTTCAGATGAGGGAAGCCCTTCAGCTATGTCAAGAGCTGTTTTGTGGTCTCTGGTTAGTGCATTAACATTGATGTCAGGAAGGGATAACAGCACACTCACAATCTGCGAGGAAAAAATGAAGTTCAATACAAAGGttgttttgatataaattgCTAGAGATGCTTCCATGTATTAAAGCAAAAGAAGCAATTTGATCCAATAAAGCGAAAGAAGCAAATTTAATCCTCTTAgtcaattaatttgattatacgTGTGCATAACTCTGATTTCAGTTTACATCATACTAAC harbors:
- the LOC123192743 gene encoding probable membrane-associated kinase regulator 4, with the translated sequence MAVNLLSYDNADDDYIDMEVSSYSNFFSKTMATNSPPHPREFEFQMSSTCLEREPSTSPADELFYKGKLLPLHLPPRLQMVEKLLENTNCVYGNSKGAFDQDFYSTPLATTLTTPTAASTPFESCNISPSESCQVSRELNPNEYFFEYTTDEVSGLIGENQKKSWTKKLKLIKQAAIGSKLRASRAYFKSLFGKSGCSDESCTAATKVSSEGQVSKAKECLNNHVNAAKKNPFGQIRKCKYQISGGLVRSFDKGEITEESANCHRRSFSMVIKRHSTKKSSSSSSSSGSSSSSSSNDSNGFHELQFLKRSSSSAYSEFENSIQGAIAHCKQSQQLFHSRKALSEVGFHSFSTSRITVCDDQDRPDLCRG